The Lactuca sativa cultivar Salinas chromosome 2, Lsat_Salinas_v11, whole genome shotgun sequence genome includes a window with the following:
- the LOC111887833 gene encoding probable purine permease 4: MNNSSHSISPMKAQVHVPENQQINHSIFTSNKSKLNGKAYKLLLAINYICLFVGSVASSLLLKFYFNHKGSSRWVSTWVQSVGFPLLLIPIYLPYYLHCFLPKNGQILNRRKPFSSFDMKLLGLSFGIGLMLMISNLCFSWGNSYLPLSTSSLVLSSQLVFTLLLSVIIVKQKITFLNLNCVILLTLSCVLLALSSKADRPEGLTPTKYLVGFFSTVCAGLLFALYLPLMEKIYSKVDCYAMVMEMQFVMEATATAVATLVMALAGGFKEMRHESVAVFDLGPTKYWVTVGFNVVTWQLSFMGVAGMVFLTTSLTGGICMTALMAMNVIGGVVVYGDDFKGQKVVSTMLCLWGFCSYVYGMYLRMTQDTKENNNRSGEDTPPLGLQQEQKKSLLELSEIVTEDHH, translated from the coding sequence ATGAACAATTCATCGCATTCAATATCTCCCATGAAGGCTCAAGTCCATGTTCCGGAAAATCAACAAATCAACCACTCTATTTTCACTTCCAACAAATCTAAGCTTAATGGTAAGGCTTACAAATTACTTCTAGCAATTAACTACATATGTCTTTTCGTAGGATCAGTGGCTTCTTCCCTCCTCTTGAAATTTTACTTCAACCACAAAGGATCCAGCCGATGGGTCTCTACTTGGGTCCAATCAGTAGGATTCCCTCTTCTTCTCATTCCGATATACCTTCCATATTATCTCCACTGTTTTCTGCCTAAAAATGGTCAAATTTTGAATAGACGAAAACCCTTTTCAAGTTTCGATATGAAACTCTTGGGGTTATCATTCGGGATAGGGTTAATGTTGATGATTAGTAATCTATGCTTTTCTTGGGGTAATTCATATCTTCCTCTTTCTACATCCTCCCTAGTCTTGTCTTCTCAACTTGTGTTTACTCTCCTTCTTTCAGTCATCATTGTGAAGCAAAAGATCACATTTTTAAACCTTAATTGTGTCATTCTTCTGACACTGAGTTGTGTGCTCTTGGCACTAAGTTCTAAAGCCGATCGGCCGGAAGGATTGACACCTACCAAATACCTCGTGGGTTTCTTCTCCACCGTTTGTGCAGGACTGTTGTTCGCGCTCTACCTTCCACTTATGGAAAAGATTTACAGTAAGGTGGATTGTTATGCAATGGTGATGGAAATGCAGTTCGTGATGGAGGCAACAGCCACTGCTGTTGCCACGTTGGTAATGGCATTGGCCGGAGGTTTTAAAGAGATGAGACACGAAAGCGTGGCGGTGTTTGATCTGGGGCCCACCAAGTATTGGGTGACGGTGGGTTTCAACGTGGTGACGTGGCAACTGAGTTTTATGGGGGTGGCGGGGATGGTGTTTCTAACAACGTCTTTAACCGGAGGGATATGCATGACGGCGTTGATGGCAATGAATGTGATAGGAGGGGTGGTGGTGTATGGCGATGATTTCAAGGGGCAAAAGGTGGTGTCGACGATGTTGTGTTTATGGGGATTCTGTTCGTATGTGTACGGGATGTATTTGAGGATGACGCAAGACACGAAAGAAAACAACAATAGAAGCGGTGAAGATACCCCACCACTGGGTCTACAACAGGAACAAAAGAAGTCGTTGTTGGAGTTATCTGAGATTGTAACGGAAGATCACCACTGA